Below is a genomic region from Miscanthus floridulus cultivar M001 chromosome 1, ASM1932011v1, whole genome shotgun sequence.
aagctattcctttgaagaaggtaacgtcagagaatatgatcagttttgttaaggaacatataattcacagattcgggattcctcaaactataacaactgatcaaggaactcagtttacttcttcagaattctgtgattttgccaaagatatggggattaagttgtataattcttctccttattatgcccaagctaatggtcaggcagaagcatcaaataagattatgattaaaattatccagaagaagattgatgaaaaaccaaggaaatgacacttggttcttaatgaagcactgtgggcttaccgaatggcttgtcatgggtccactcaaacgtctccctatgaattggtttatgggcatcatgctgtactaccatgggaattacggttagattcaaggcgagttgtgttacagaaagagtTGGCAAAAGgagattataagaatctgatgatggatgaattggaagatttacatttaattcgtctcaaggcattggaaaatattgagaaaaataaaatgcgcGTTGCcaggtattataacaaaagggttaggctgaagcaattcgcagaaggggatttggtttggaaaactatattgccagttggaacaaaggatagagcgttcggcaaatggtctccaaattgggaaggtcctttccgaatagtagaatgtgtacctggcaatgcatacatattgaagactttatttggggaggagtttaccagagctatcaatggaagatttcttaagaaatactaccccagtgttgaggttggttcataaatgtagatcagaaaaaaccgacaaagagaatagccgatattgttcatatcgcctttagcctaaaaatcagatacaagactgagaatagccgatatcgttcatatcgcctttagcacaaaatagccgatgcagtttgcatcgcctctagcacaagaatgtttatccaaaactgggttgttttcagcatttttctgacagtcgcaagtggaattttaccgaaaagagtcaaagaagtaaatattattccaaaggatgagattatttataaagttcatcctaatacaaactactcctcaaataacttgttgaggacggattgggggtttgtgatttcggcaagggcagcagcatgatcgtcgtaggcctccagacgctcatcgatgtcgtcgacttcgtccgggcgtcctccaacgaagccaactggctgggatGAGTaatcctcgttggtttgggaggtcattgccgccagcccgagagaagcaccgaggtgcacaccttggatgacggcctgatcaatgcggccgtccacagcatcaaggcgtgcctcggacgtctcccctgggcattcaccttgtcggcaatcttgttcgccgccgttttcaagcggtcattctccgtggaaagagctgggcagaaaagaagaaatgggtcggcaagcaaagggagtcaggatgataaaactaaatgaagataacaaaccggtgatggcgtcgcagaattgcttctgctggtcctcccattcggcttgatcgatgccgaacttcttggagacgtcgcctagctcctcccgggcttcgtccctctcctggcgaaacttgagcgcctcctcgtgagagtagGAATGGTGTGCATCTACTAGTTCTGTCGAACCCCAGggattggaatggtaagagcttgaggagctgggagacccggaggagccggatgatggagttcccggttgagctgccgtcaccggaggaaggagatggtattggctggagctgatgacccttatcctgatgaatgaggaagggaAAGTCAaaattaagagatgaacaaggaaattgcaaagggggcaaagagccgaatcatacccacgaTGCCGGCAGcgtgatgctctgcttccttcagcttcTCCATCGGCAGGACGCTTACCACGattgccactgttcgtcatttgctttgatggaagttagggttttcttctggaatgaatcgaacgaaggaagtggaggagatggGTGTGAGAACGCTAAGGCAAAGATGGCGATGAAGGCTAATGgaaaggtctatttataagccgaagcgaaagatcgtggcgaattccacggggttatggagcgagaatcccgaacggcggagtagggttttccctttcggctgggccgttactgggctgggccaggcatgggttaagTTGAACGTCGCTCGAATATCTCCTTGGTTTGTTGGAACCAACGTTGTTCAGTTATATCCTCACAATATTtgaattggattcgttcggctatcggaagagTGGAGAcgatcggctacattctaatcgagtaatttaagggaaaggggccgattgctttcaaatgaataaaaataagtaaGCATAAAGCTGATTAATCAAGGGAAAGAAGATATCACACTCAAGTTTGTTACAAAAACAATGTttactggttcagaagatgattgattgcctctatagcctcagtcctgattcggctaacattatctagtactttttgatcttcatctttagAACTTTGGATGCTGGACAATTTAGTTTTGatctgctgatcttctttgatgatCGAAGCTAtttttagtgaagctgcttctatgttcttcggcaagttagtcatatgggccctgtgagactgaattttggcattcagttcggctagttgagcttctagtctgcttttttcatcctccatggatttcagttcaggctccaaggttgccaaggaatttctcgtagACTGGATATGAgaatgaagatctttaatctccagctttttcaaagatctatccttctacagagcggtcctcgaagatgtatttttggttgcccttctcaccatagcaaaatggtcatcaagatgggctgcagattctaggggagccttgagagcagaggggatatcttgatcaatgagttcaaggaggtcttttatctggtctgcatcctgaaccagactgatgatatccttgtttagcagaatgatcacctcttttagccgagcctgattttccagcgataaggtttgatgggaagtgatctcttcacctttctcaatgatgtagtcctcaattgagaaggagtagctggtggtcggtttagtgatgttcttctaaggaaaagagaagaaagaaggtgttagccgattgggtaattttgctaaaatacagtgtgagacaaggcattacctgttgggctgATTGATCATCAAGATGaattataccctggcttgctggagaacttgaTTGAAGGTTTAGAAGAGGCAGGTCTGgggcttgatcaggagaagtttcccttgccagttcatctaagatttcatctattttcagtgaagtaaatgataatgagcataggagaatagatgttattaaaaagaaagaaaaagagaattggttgaacaatgcTACCTATAGTCTCATCGGGTTTATGAACCTTTGAACCTTcggcttcatgagtctctgaaatttcgctatcatgaatttcttcatcttcagtagaaacttcaggggttggttctgcaggcgctgaggtattgcccagtgtgggaatttcgacttgtggctgcaatgaaagcaataaatatagaggtggtcaggtttactgctaaatgaggttgttaacctgataagaaaataaaagactcATGCCTTAGGAggtaatctggctttcttggtccttggtttcttgggtaagagaaaattgtcagatgttttccttttgctttttcctcttgaggatgcagcagctgaagtagcaggagttttcatgagtgcctttaaaggtgctgaatccaaagttacaggagctttcatgaattcctttaagtttggagcgtcaaaccccagagcaggcttgggaccagccaaatagtactggattgctttggctgggggagtaaactcaagatcctgtgcataaccagattttaaaataagaagtggattcagGATGCAAGAAAtaatgagcataatgaaattacctcgctatcagaagcaaagtcaggttgcaagtttttgcataaagaatgaactgacatattgaagatatgagcatgccattcttgccaccaagagatgaagaagggatgagcaacatctattagcccaaatggggatggttcatatgttggcaattcccatcctaattcaaagatcttcttggcttccattctttctgttattacttcccttgactttatgattgttgagaagaggaatcttggaggcagttggccgcatcctaattgtctggccaccatatttggatagtagaattcataggtggactgcactaacctcccatgatgaaattcggctggcagagtgcaaggtttgataaaggagttgaaaatctctgtggattcttggcctgaacaaccagtttcatagctaaacttgtagggcaaagtcagatcttcattttctctgtaaggaaaccagagcacattgccgaatcctttgaaaaaatagcttgaagaaatgaccgatgtctaaGTCAATGCTTatggatgatgctgcttccccataagtctgacaagccttgacCTTTGCTGtgttgccttcagcatagttgactgaaggaaaacttagattggagaggctcacaggggttatctgatgcatatatagctgaagccacatttgaattagccaccaggggccattcacacaagagatttctccaccttggcgcatctagagagtaatctgatgcatcagatgataagcagaccctaagagatatttgcctagtggaatctgagtgcctgcagctaagtcttcagccattaccatatGATTCAGGAtcggttcattggattttccacagaagatgaatctgcatagccacatattcatgaaggctttcaactctttgtcagagacggcgccagatgcattcatgtagttctgaatatgtttgacccatccacatccagagctgacggctctttgattacttttgctcttgtacttataaggatatactggcaatgacacattcaagccagtcatcatgaatacatcggctagagtgatggtcataataccatgaccaaagataaaggcattgatagcgtcagaccaaaagtgagaagctgctatcagaagggaatcattcctgggtgtctctgctaaagataactccagacaatgactgatgtcttgactctCCCAGTGGCtactgcttttctccagcattcttctgtaccagttacgccatccggtgattgggggaaatggccaattcttgaacgtgtttggccattgGTTTGATGAGGTAAccccagacttgaaaggaattctttgggtttccttctcaataatttcataagcgtcaggatttcccattgggccgaggaaataggagtcgggaTTGGCAGCAtgggggatcaaaatctggctcttatattcctttagaagatgattgaaatcagaggggagtaaatcaaaaagggAGCGGGAGAATaagatgaaagttgccgaatataagtaaagtttacctctgggatttcatcctgggtcgccattgaagatttgaaggaggtccgaggttgcgctgaaagcttgagttttggggcagcggctgcggttttgaacggtgatgacctagggggatgaaagagcttgtggtcaatttcagaataaaacaacttttatcccgaaattgagggggcatgtgttaacactggattttggtcgattctggaagatgacatgtagacccacatgcggaaagaagggtattcggcaaacaaagcaagcggtcggctaaatgcattgcggtcggttattccagaaggcggtgattccattcgggaaagacagaagatggcaggcaaggccgatcgaaaaggtgaaagttgtaatagtaaaggactctaaaagtttagggtaaggaatcgcgagtttccaagtttatttaaaggttcctttgtaaatcgtagtcctctaggactcgtgttttgtccagggtataaatattgaccctcgaccaatgtaataagggttcacaaccaaaatcaatacaaccggccccgtgccaactttcgagtccttttgtcgtgtcgtcgagttcttcgagaggagtcatcgatccgtcgacctccgtaagttccgacaaccttgttatcatgcctagtatcatgcggtggatttagacgtgatgcaagtagtcttgtttgttttcaatgatcatgcggcggatctttgcttgacaatcaagaagtctttgcttatgctttgcttatgagtaaataccgtgcggcaggcgtttgttcaatacgcttagtgaaagcaagatagttatcggctctattagatatggcaaatctaaatagattcattaagttatccagtgttgcacgttttaaatattttacatatttgtaacacacttctgcccgatctagatcaatattattcggccctctcttatggttttatttgcgcttcaatgatcattatttTCGTATTACCTCCGCAAATAGATAATACGCTCGTAATGGCTGAGTTATTttgatctagattgtcacatgtcgtgggttcgtgtattttaattacgtttaagctttgacgaaactaggtgtcgtgcggcagatgcaggttttagattagtttgaatgtatttatttgcacgttcctgcttcatggaccccaactcggctagattgccgagcttggttatgcattaactcctaattaatttcacttgttcaaacatgtcttcccatgcacgtaTATTCGGCAATCAGATCTCCACGTGCATTTATCTTATCATTAGCTgaacggtttatgaactcattggcagacagctctctatagctgtatgtcgttgtaagtggcttcagggctgtatatgtggaactgtctggtattacccgacatgttccagtttgacatttaattattttgtcccttgttagttttcaggtcaaactgactggcacgcttctggataacgaagcacccgggaacccgattgaagctacgcttttcggcttgctgtgtgtgaggcacagtgtcacattttgtgtcaacaataacgaaccgttatatgcctctgcggggtgaccggatgcaccggtcagtataccccgagctccagtggttatgagttgaccggatgctggtagcgtccgatcaacactgaccggacgcgtccagtcacgttttcccctcactggaaccttattgatgtcgaccggacgctggacctctagagtccggtcacttgctgagcagcgttcgatcagtaaccggaacctga
It encodes:
- the LOC136464239 gene encoding uncharacterized protein — translated: MVARQLGCGQLPPRFLFSTIIKSREVITERMEAKKIFELGWELPTYEPSPFGLIDVAHPFFISWWQEWHAHIFNMSVHSLCKNLQPDFASDSEDLEFTPPAKAIQYYLAGPKPALGFDAPNLKEFMKAPVTLDSAPLKALMKTPATSAAASSRGKSKRKTSDNFLLPKKPRTKKARLPPKPQVEIPTLGNTSAPAEPTPEVSTEDEEIHDSEISETHEAEGSKVHKPDETIDEILDELARETSPDQAPDLPLLNLQSSSPASQGIIHLDDQSAQQQSAPFP